In Monodelphis domestica isolate mMonDom1 chromosome 3, mMonDom1.pri, whole genome shotgun sequence, the following proteins share a genomic window:
- the VN2R551 gene encoding vomeronasal 2 receptor 551 → MGTLLDLYKYPQISYGPFDSILSEKVQFPFLYQMAPKDTSLHQGLVHLMVYFKWNWIGLITSDDMRGEDFLWKIRREMAKNSICVSFSEKIPVSERRHMESQETFMPRILSSSTVVMVIHGDTDSLMILRYSQIPLFPIRKVWIATSHWDITMRHLYVEGFAFHGALTFSYLTSEIPGFRTFLEAVRPSKYPDDILLRGFWLSAFKCSDQMENPEQEICSPNASLETLPLCSFDMTMSGWSYTIYNTVYAVAWALHEIFLKKSEKKSMRIEEFSFPHSWQLHSFLRDTHFNNSAGDQVFVDEKRSSEAQYAIMNYVLFPNESEALVKVGQFVPMAPHGQDFTICEDAILWGWWDSKVPCGKCSDSCSPGFRKTPLERKAACCFECFPCPEGEISSQMDAENCRKCPEIEYPNKQRDGCLPKTVIFLSMKEPLGMTLGLMAVSFSLLTALVLGIFVKFQDTPIVKANNRTLSYTLLISLIFCFLCSLLFIGYPTTITCFLQHTVFGVVFTVVVSSILAKTIIVVVAFRGIRPGSRIRMFIHPKVSIFVVLICSGIQVIFCGIWLGTSPPFPEADAHSEYGHIIIRCNKGSTFAFYCVLGYMGFLAGGSFTVAFLARNLPDTFNEAKFITFSMLVFCSVWATFLPTYQSTKGKSVVIVEIFSILASSAGLLGCIFIPKCYVILLKPDRNTMGQIKK, encoded by the exons ATCAGCTATGGTCCATTTGATTCCATTCTTAGTGAAAAGGTccagtttccttttctctatcaGATGGCTCCCAAAGACACTTCTCTTCATCAAGGTCTTGTTCACTTAATGgtatattttaaatggaactggATTGGTCTGATTACCTCAGATGATATGAGAGGTGAGGATTTCCTCtggaaaattagaagggaaatggcaaagaatAGTATTTGTGTATCCTTCTCAGAGAAGATTCCTGTAAGTGAGAGAAGACATATGGAATCACAGGAGACCTTCATGCCCAGGATTCTATCATCATCAACTGTAGTGATGGTCATCCATGGTGACACAGATTCATTAATGATTTTGAGATATTCACAAATTCCTTTATTCCCAATACGGAAGGTGTGGATTGCCACGTCTCACTGGGACATTACCATGAGACACCTCTATGTTGAAGGTTTTGCTTTCCATGGAGCTCTCACATTTTCATACTTGACAAGTGAAATTCCTGGATTTAGGACTTTTCTTGAGGCAGTTAGACCTTCAAAATACCCAGATGACATTTTACTAAGGGGATTCTGGCTCTCAGCTTTTAAGTGCTCAGATCAAATGGAAAATCCAGAGCAAGAGATATGTTCACCAAATGCTTCCCTGGAGACTTTGCCTCTATGCTCTTTTGATATGACCATGTCTGGCTGGAGTTACACCATCTACAATACTGTCTATGCTGTGGCTTGGGCTCTCCatgaaatatttctgaaaaaatcagagaaaaaatcAATGAGAATTGAAGAATTCTCATTTCCTCATTCTTGGCAG ctGCACTCCTTCCTGAGAGATACACACTTCAACAACAGTGCTGGTGATCAGGTGTTTGTGGATGAGAAAAGAAGCTCTGAAGCTCAATATGCCATTATGAACTATGTATTGTTTCCTAATGAGTCTGAAGCTCTGGTGAAAGTGGGACAGTTTGTCCCCATGGCTCCACATGGTCAAGATTTCACAATTTGTGAAGATGCCATATTGTGGGGCTGGTGGGATTCAAAG GTTCCCTGTGGAAAATGCAGTGATAGTTGTagtcctggattcaggaagaccccgTTAGAGAGAAAAGCTGCCTGCTGTTTTGAGTGCTTCCCATGCCCAGAAGGGGAGATCTCCAGTCAGATGG ATGCAGAGAATTGTAGAAAATGCCCAGAAATTGAATATCCAAATAAGCAGAGAGATGGCTGCCTCCCCAAGACTGTGATCTTCCTGAGTATGAAAGAACCTTTGGGGATGACTTTGGGGCTCATGGCAGTCTCCTTCTCTTTGCTGACAGCTCTGGTTCTGGGGATCTTTGTGAAGTTCCAAGACACTCCCATAGTCAAAGCCAATAACAGGACTCTCAGCTATACTCTCCTTAtctcccttatcttctgtttcctCTGCTCTCTTCTATTCATAGGCTATCCTACAACTATTACCTGTTTCCTGCAACATACAGTATTTGGAGTTGTATTCACAGTTGTTGTTTCCTCTATTTTGGCCAAAACCATCATAGTGGTTGTAGCTTTCAGAGGTATAAGACCAGGGAGTAGGATACGCATGTTCATACATCCTAAAGTGTCCATTTTTGTTGTCCTCATCTGCTCAGGAATTCAAGTGATTTTCTGTGGCATCTGGCTGGGCACCTCTCCCCCTTTTCCAGAGGCAGATGCACACTCTGAATATGGCCACATAATCATTAGATGTAACAAGGGCTCTACCTTTGCCTTTTACTGTGTCTTGGGCTACATGGGCTTTCTGGCTGGAGGAAGCTTTACTGTAGCTTTCCTGGCCAGGAACCTGCCTGATACCTTCAATGAAGCCAAGTTCATCACTTTCAGCATGCTGGTATTTTGCAGTGTCTGGGCCACTTTTCTGCCCACATACCAGAGCACCAAAGGGAAATCTGTGGTGATTGTAGAGATCTTTTCCATATTAGCCTCTAGTGCTGGATTACTAGGCTGCATTTTTATTCCCAAATGTTATGTAATTCTCCTAAAGCCAGACAGAAATACCATGggacagattaaaaaataa